Proteins co-encoded in one Erwinia sp. genomic window:
- a CDS encoding hypothetical protein (ID:JIFNMEKO_02575;~source:Prodigal:2.6) encodes MCLYEMLESLNSLSRFFRRIDLETPARRNNAYDEHVDIIFALRKRDIEKGVFLIEKHISLSAEYAVEVTKEGLARIYFGKP; translated from the coding sequence ATGTGTTTGTATGAAATGCTTGAGAGTTTAAATTCCCTTAGTCGCTTCTTTCGACGAATTGATTTGGAAACGCCGGCTCGTAGAAATAATGCTTATGATGAGCATGTCGATATTATATTTGCATTACGCAAAAGGGATATTGAGAAAGGCGTTTTCCTGATCGAAAAACACATTTCACTCAGTGCTGAATATGCTGTAGAGGTAACAAAAGAGGGTTTGGCCAGAATTTATTTTGGTAAACCCTGA
- the rspR_3 gene encoding HTH-type transcriptional repressor RspR (ID:JIFNMEKO_02576;~source:Prodigal:2.6) has translation MVAIKKKLRSADSVEKVYEKVKNRAIDYYFKPGGRVSEFEPGAQLGVSRTPVREALNRLAKDGFMRVVPNRGFYSRDLTPEGVRELYEVRMVIEQSTFRFACMRASDEEIEQTAAIWEEVVQHHPAQTVQD, from the coding sequence ATGGTTGCCATTAAAAAGAAATTACGTAGCGCAGATAGCGTCGAAAAAGTTTATGAAAAAGTAAAAAATAGGGCGATAGATTACTATTTCAAACCTGGCGGACGGGTCAGTGAGTTCGAACCTGGAGCACAGCTGGGTGTATCACGTACCCCGGTCAGAGAAGCATTAAATCGCCTGGCGAAAGATGGTTTTATGCGCGTGGTGCCTAACCGCGGATTCTACTCACGTGACCTGACACCAGAAGGCGTGCGCGAGCTTTATGAAGTACGTATGGTGATTGAGCAGTCCACATTTCGTTTTGCCTGTATGAGGGCATCGGATGAGGAAATAGAACAAACGGCGGCAATCTGGGAAGAGGTCGTTCAGCATCATCCAGCGCAGACTGTTCAGGATTGA
- a CDS encoding hypothetical protein (ID:JIFNMEKO_02577;~source:Prodigal:2.6) produces the protein MSEFLLHISCLIGIYAIVALALNILAGYASLLNFGHIVFMGTGAYAIGLGGQFFLPSWVVIPVGILFAAMISLIMTLLGCQLTADYRGIGGLTPPWSTVDISSDTLIFAIIVLAGVIIAAWGCAHIGNSRFGRALKLRREQLKLACVWAMISPG, from the coding sequence GTGTCTGAATTTTTATTACATATTTCTTGTCTGATTGGTATTTATGCCATTGTCGCGCTGGCATTGAATATCCTGGCGGGCTATGCCAGTTTATTAAATTTCGGCCACATTGTATTTATGGGAACCGGCGCCTATGCCATCGGATTGGGGGGGCAGTTTTTTCTGCCATCATGGGTGGTCATCCCTGTCGGCATTCTTTTTGCGGCAATGATCAGTCTTATTATGACACTGTTGGGTTGTCAGTTGACTGCTGATTACCGGGGAATTGGCGGATTGACCCCACCGTGGTCCACAGTTGATATCTCGTCGGATACGCTGATTTTTGCCATTATTGTTTTGGCCGGCGTAATAATAGCGGCATGGGGTTGCGCACATATCGGTAATAGCCGATTTGGCCGCGCTCTGAAACTGAGGCGGGAACAGCTGAAGCTGGCATGTGTATGGGCTATGATCTCCCCTGGTTAA
- a CDS encoding hypothetical protein (ID:JIFNMEKO_02578;~source:Prodigal:2.6): MCMGYDLPWLKCRALISSAVMCSLAGMLLAWYSNYVSPDYLLPSETFLIWNMVMTGGVGNVRGVLPGVVLVEALQCLTRRGVIWQEQGDAVFVTQHHVCWLAMHFHQQ, translated from the coding sequence ATGTGTATGGGCTATGATCTCCCCTGGTTAAAATGCCGGGCACTGATAAGCAGTGCTGTCATGTGCTCTCTTGCCGGAATGTTACTCGCCTGGTACAGCAATTATGTCAGTCCCGATTATCTCCTGCCTTCCGAGACCTTTCTTATTTGGAACATGGTAATGACCGGGGGAGTGGGTAATGTGCGCGGTGTCTTACCCGGAGTGGTGCTGGTCGAAGCACTACAATGTCTGACAAGGAGAGGAGTCATCTGGCAGGAACAAGGGGATGCGGTATTCGTTACGCAGCACCATGTGTGCTGGCTGGCAATGCATTTTCATCAACAATAA
- the rplI gene encoding 50S ribosomal protein L9 (ID:JIFNMEKO_02579;~source:Prodigal:2.6), with product MQVILLDKVANLGSLGDQVNVKAGYARNFLVPQGKAVPATKKNVEYFEARRAELEAKLNETLAAANARAEQINALGTVVITTKSGDEGRLFGSIGSRDIADAVTAAGVEIAKSEVRLPNGVLRTTGDHEVDFQVHSEVFAKLIVSIVAEA from the coding sequence ATGCAAGTTATTCTGCTTGATAAAGTAGCAAATCTGGGCAGCCTGGGCGACCAGGTAAATGTGAAAGCTGGTTACGCGCGTAACTTCCTGGTGCCACAGGGTAAAGCTGTCCCGGCTACTAAGAAAAATGTTGAGTATTTCGAAGCACGTCGTGCTGAGCTGGAAGCGAAACTAAATGAAACGCTGGCCGCTGCTAACGCGCGCGCTGAGCAAATCAACGCACTGGGTACCGTTGTTATCACCACCAAATCAGGTGATGAAGGTAGACTGTTCGGTTCTATCGGTAGCCGTGATATCGCTGATGCGGTTACTGCTGCTGGTGTTGAAATCGCTAAAAGTGAAGTACGCCTGCCAAACGGTGTGCTGCGTACAACTGGCGACCATGAAGTAGACTTCCAGGTACACAGTGAAGTGTTTGCGAAACTTATCGTGAGCATTGTTGCTGAAGCTTGA
- the rpsR gene encoding 30S ribosomal protein S18 (ID:JIFNMEKO_02580;~source:Prodigal:2.6) — translation MARYFRRRKFCRFTAEGVQEIDYKDIATLKNYITESGKIVPSRITGTRAKYQRQLARAIKRARYLSLLPYTDRHQ, via the coding sequence ATGGCACGTTATTTCCGTCGTCGCAAGTTCTGCCGTTTCACCGCGGAAGGCGTTCAAGAGATCGACTATAAAGATATCGCAACGCTGAAAAACTACATTACTGAAAGCGGTAAGATTGTACCGAGCCGTATCACCGGTACTCGCGCTAAATACCAGCGTCAGCTGGCTCGTGCAATTAAGCGCGCGCGTTACCTGTCCCTGCTGCCGTACACTGATCGTCATCAGTAA
- the priB gene encoding Primosomal replication protein N (ID:JIFNMEKO_02581;~source:Prodigal:2.6), with protein sequence MIMTNHLTLSGRVCKPPIRKVSPSGIPHCQFVLEHRSEQVEAGFARQAWCHVPVIVSGKAHQVITQSITVGRLLTVSGFICSHKGRNGLIKTVLHAEQIDLIDSGD encoded by the coding sequence ATGATAATGACCAATCACCTGACGTTATCGGGAAGGGTGTGTAAGCCTCCGATACGAAAAGTGAGTCCGTCAGGTATTCCACACTGTCAGTTTGTGCTCGAACATCGTTCGGAGCAAGTGGAAGCCGGTTTTGCCCGACAAGCATGGTGTCATGTGCCAGTGATTGTCAGTGGTAAAGCCCATCAGGTCATTACTCAAAGTATAACGGTCGGCAGGCTACTCACTGTATCTGGTTTTATTTGCAGCCATAAAGGCCGCAATGGCCTGATAAAAACAGTATTGCATGCCGAGCAGATTGATTTGATAGATTCTGGAGACTAG
- the rpsF gene encoding 30S ribosomal protein S6 (ID:JIFNMEKO_02582;~source:Prodigal:2.6) produces the protein MRHYEIVFMVHPDQSEQVPGMIERYTGAITSAGGTIHRLEDWGRRQLAYPINKLHKAHYVLLNVESPQEAIDELETNFRFNDAVIRSMVMRLKHAVTEASPMVKAKDERRERRDDFANETSDDSDAGDSEE, from the coding sequence ATGCGTCATTACGAAATCGTATTTATGGTTCACCCTGACCAGAGCGAACAGGTTCCTGGTATGATTGAACGTTACACTGGTGCAATCACTAGTGCTGGCGGCACCATTCATCGCCTGGAAGACTGGGGTCGCCGTCAGCTGGCTTACCCAATCAATAAACTGCATAAAGCACACTACGTTCTGCTGAACGTTGAGTCGCCGCAGGAAGCGATTGATGAGCTGGAAACAAACTTCCGCTTCAACGACGCCGTTATCCGTAGCATGGTTATGCGTCTAAAACACGCGGTAACAGAAGCATCTCCGATGGTAAAAGCAAAAGATGAGCGTCGTGAGCGTCGTGACGATTTTGCAAACGAAACCTCGGACGATTCTGATGCTGGGGATTCTGAAGAGTAA
- the tar_3 gene encoding Methyl-accepting chemotaxis protein II (ID:JIFNMEKO_02583;~source:Prodigal:2.6) has translation MTLFSLRDWRLGTKLSVMTSLTVVVLILILTLALTHHASTQIQRLTQQNMENQVRGISDMTALFSSTLSEEVGNYTTLFLNFLPKRFSLDEDQLITVGQTQSPTLRAGLKTLNLDQVLVNDFQERTGAVSTVFVRMGDEYLRVSTSLRNQAGERVVGTFLDKQSPAWQKIHQGETYQGVSLLFGKRYITQYQPVKDSNGKVVGVLFVGIDITKQYAEIRDKILDKSIGDNGRFYVINNTQGEQRGSFIFHPTEEGKRPDWPDSVAQQMLNQPQGVQESHDHQGGPTLLVWQQLPGWNWVIMGEVSETELLAPVHHSRNVFLMIGGALVAMFFLAFSYTVRRWISLPLQHVITQAREYSAGHLQATMRTSRRDEVGQLIYAINGIGEGLARIVLQVRTTTDEINHGTQTITASSTEISQHVSSQASSVEQTSASLEQLSASVKQTAANVDQTSELASKAAVTTQHGNDTVARSVLTMSEIKTASHNIAEITSVIESIAFQTNILALNAAVEAARAGEHGKGFAVVAAEVRALAQRSAHSAKEIGELIQNSINKIAQGHSLSEEMREVMESVAQGIEEFKLLINEINIAAKEQAAGISQVNLAMNQISQATQQNSAQITAAEHAAVVLNEKGEHLSQLVSIFVVKEKEVA, from the coding sequence ATGACACTATTTTCACTTCGCGATTGGCGACTGGGCACTAAACTATCGGTGATGACCTCTCTTACGGTTGTGGTACTCATCCTGATTCTTACGCTTGCGCTCACCCATCATGCTTCGACACAAATTCAGCGTCTCACGCAGCAGAACATGGAAAATCAGGTTCGTGGTATCAGCGACATGACCGCATTATTCAGTAGTACCCTGAGTGAAGAAGTTGGGAACTACACCACGCTCTTCCTCAATTTCCTTCCTAAACGTTTCTCGCTGGATGAAGACCAATTGATTACCGTAGGGCAAACCCAGTCCCCCACCTTGCGGGCTGGCCTGAAAACACTCAACCTGGATCAGGTACTGGTTAATGATTTTCAGGAACGCACGGGTGCAGTTTCCACTGTGTTTGTTCGTATGGGCGATGAATATTTACGGGTATCAACATCACTACGTAATCAGGCTGGTGAACGCGTTGTCGGTACTTTCCTTGATAAGCAGAGCCCGGCCTGGCAAAAGATTCATCAGGGTGAAACCTACCAGGGGGTAAGCCTGCTTTTTGGTAAACGCTACATCACTCAATACCAGCCGGTCAAAGACAGCAACGGAAAAGTAGTGGGTGTGTTATTTGTTGGCATCGATATCACTAAACAATATGCTGAAATTCGCGACAAGATACTCGATAAAAGTATCGGTGATAACGGACGCTTTTACGTTATTAACAACACCCAGGGCGAACAACGAGGATCATTTATTTTCCATCCCACTGAAGAGGGAAAACGTCCTGACTGGCCGGACAGCGTGGCCCAGCAGATGTTAAATCAACCCCAGGGGGTTCAGGAAAGCCACGATCATCAAGGCGGACCTACTTTACTGGTATGGCAACAGCTACCGGGATGGAACTGGGTGATTATGGGAGAAGTAAGTGAAACTGAATTGCTTGCACCTGTGCACCATAGTCGTAATGTGTTCCTGATGATTGGTGGTGCGTTGGTAGCGATGTTTTTCCTGGCATTCAGTTACACCGTACGCCGCTGGATAAGCCTGCCACTGCAGCACGTCATCACCCAGGCAAGAGAGTACAGTGCAGGCCATCTGCAGGCGACAATGAGAACCTCCCGGCGTGATGAAGTAGGCCAGTTGATTTATGCCATTAATGGGATTGGTGAAGGTTTAGCTCGCATTGTCCTCCAGGTGCGCACTACCACCGATGAGATAAATCACGGTACCCAAACCATTACTGCGAGTAGTACTGAAATATCACAGCATGTCTCAAGCCAGGCCAGCAGTGTGGAACAAACCTCGGCCAGCCTGGAACAGTTGAGTGCCAGTGTAAAGCAGACCGCTGCTAATGTTGATCAAACTTCTGAACTGGCGAGTAAAGCCGCAGTCACCACACAACATGGTAATGACACTGTGGCGCGTTCCGTACTGACTATGTCAGAGATTAAAACCGCGTCACACAATATTGCAGAGATCACCTCTGTTATTGAATCTATTGCTTTCCAGACTAATATTCTCGCCTTAAACGCAGCAGTTGAAGCCGCCCGGGCGGGTGAGCACGGTAAAGGTTTTGCCGTTGTGGCCGCTGAGGTGCGTGCACTGGCACAACGCAGCGCACACTCGGCAAAAGAGATTGGGGAATTAATCCAAAACTCGATCAATAAGATCGCTCAGGGACACTCACTTTCGGAAGAAATGCGTGAAGTGATGGAGAGTGTTGCTCAGGGGATTGAAGAGTTTAAATTGCTGATTAATGAAATCAATATTGCAGCAAAAGAGCAGGCTGCCGGGATAAGTCAGGTCAACCTGGCGATGAACCAGATCAGTCAGGCCACCCAACAGAATTCTGCCCAAATCACGGCTGCGGAACATGCAGCTGTGGTACTCAATGAAAAAGGTGAACATCTGAGTCAATTGGTCAGTATTTTTGTTGTCAAAGAAAAGGAAGTTGCGTAG
- the bsmA gene encoding Lipoprotein BsmA (ID:JIFNMEKO_02584;~source:Prodigal:2.6), with amino-acid sequence MRLPGVIIGSLLLTGCTLLNGQPETPPPPASCARLISRAQALTLQPIGSVSAEVRGSPDDAQRLLNRKANQARASYYLIQLIDETAIPGVWYARALLYQATLSPSIPLSTSQQCEDTPH; translated from the coding sequence ATGCGGCTGCCTGGAGTAATAATCGGTTCACTACTACTGACAGGCTGCACCCTACTTAATGGGCAGCCGGAAACGCCACCACCGCCAGCCTCCTGTGCCCGGTTAATCTCCCGGGCACAGGCGCTGACACTACAACCTATCGGCTCAGTCAGTGCTGAAGTCAGGGGATCGCCCGATGATGCACAACGTCTGCTGAATCGCAAAGCTAATCAGGCGCGTGCCAGTTATTATCTTATTCAACTGATTGACGAAACCGCCATTCCTGGCGTTTGGTATGCAAGAGCGCTGCTTTATCAGGCTACGCTCTCCCCTTCTATACCGCTATCAACCTCACAACAATGTGAAGATACCCCTCACTGA
- the rlmB gene encoding 23S rRNA (guanosine-2'-O-)-methyltransferase RlmB (ID:JIFNMEKO_02585;~source:Prodigal:2.6), which produces MSEIVFGIHAVQALLDSSPQRFQEVFILKGRNDRRLQPLITALEAQGIVIQLTSRQWLDSQVEGATHQGIIAKVKPGKQYQEQDLPDLLDTLEKPFLLILDGVTDPHNLGACLRCADAAGVHAVIVPRDRSAQLNATARKVACGAAEHVPLIRVTNLARTLRLLQERQIWVVGTAGEADHDLYASRMVGAMALVMGAEGEGIRRLTREHCDELISIPMAGSVSSLNVSVATGICLFEAVRQRRQ; this is translated from the coding sequence ATGAGTGAAATTGTTTTTGGTATTCATGCTGTCCAGGCGCTGCTTGACAGCAGTCCGCAGCGTTTTCAGGAAGTGTTTATCCTTAAAGGTCGTAACGATCGACGTTTGCAACCTTTGATTACTGCTCTTGAAGCCCAGGGGATTGTCATACAATTGACCAGCCGCCAATGGCTCGACAGTCAGGTTGAAGGAGCAACACATCAGGGCATTATTGCCAAAGTCAAACCCGGAAAACAGTATCAGGAACAAGATCTTCCGGATTTGCTTGATACACTTGAAAAGCCGTTTTTACTGATACTCGATGGCGTGACTGATCCTCACAACCTCGGTGCCTGTTTGCGTTGTGCTGATGCGGCGGGTGTTCATGCAGTGATTGTGCCTCGCGATCGTTCAGCACAGCTGAATGCCACAGCGCGTAAAGTCGCATGTGGCGCAGCAGAGCACGTGCCTTTGATACGGGTGACCAATCTGGCGCGAACACTGCGGCTGCTGCAGGAAAGACAAATATGGGTCGTGGGAACGGCCGGAGAAGCAGATCACGACCTTTATGCCAGCCGGATGGTTGGGGCGATGGCTCTGGTTATGGGCGCGGAGGGTGAGGGGATACGCCGTCTCACCAGAGAACATTGTGATGAACTGATCTCGATTCCTATGGCTGGTAGCGTGTCATCTCTCAACGTTTCGGTAGCGACAGGCATCTGTCTTTTTGAGGCAGTGCGTCAGCGCCGTCAGTGA
- the rnr gene encoding Ribonuclease R (ID:JIFNMEKO_02586;~source:Prodigal:2.6), translated as MSKDPFQAREAEKYDNPIPSREFILAHLEKREKPASREELAKELAITDEEQTEALRRRLRAMERDGQLIFTRRKCYALPERLDLLRGKVIGHRDGFGFLRIEGSKEDLYLSAEQMKMCMHGDVILAQVVGSDRKGRREVRVVRVLEPRNSQIVGRYFTEAGVGFVVPDDSRLSFDILIPPEALMSARMGSVVVVELMQRPTRRHKAIGHIIEVLGDDMGTGLAVEMALRTHEIPHVWSPEVESEIAGLKEEVPEKAKKGRVDLRDLPLVTIDGEDARDFDDAVFCERKRGGGWRLWVAIADVSYYVRPGSALDAEATKRGTSVYFPSQVVPMLPEVLSNGLCSLNPQVDRLCMVCEMTISASGKLTGYKHYEAVMNSWARLTYNKVWSILQGDQALRAQYQPLVKDLEELHRLYLVLEKARELRGGIAFETEEAKFVFNAQRRIERIEQVSRNDAHKLIEECMILANIASARFVEKSKEPALFRDHDRPSEDNIKSFRAVLSELGLSLGGGGKPLPLDYAALLVQIAHRPDHEMLQTMLLRSMKQAVYDPENRGHFGLALASYAHFTSPIRRYPDLLLHRAIKYLLAKEQDAVQGITTPTGGYHYELPQMLQLGQHCSMTERRADEATRDVADWLKCDFMQDQVGESFTGVISSVTGFGFFVRLNDLFIDGLVHVSSLDNDYYRFDAIGQRLIGESSGKTYRLGDTVSVKVDAVHMDERKIDFALISSQRKVRGAGKTARQKGKRSVANEEQPSVKVENTLSKEKSTARETRSGKRTRRGSQTKNSATSGTEKVTSKRTKRATTKRNTSRTN; from the coding sequence ATGTCAAAAGATCCATTTCAGGCTCGGGAGGCGGAAAAATATGATAATCCGATTCCCAGCCGTGAGTTTATTCTCGCTCATTTAGAAAAAAGAGAAAAACCAGCCAGCCGTGAAGAGCTGGCAAAGGAACTGGCCATCACCGACGAAGAGCAAACAGAGGCCTTGCGTCGCCGTTTGCGGGCAATGGAGCGAGATGGTCAGTTAATTTTTACCCGCAGAAAGTGCTATGCATTACCTGAACGCCTCGATCTGTTGCGTGGCAAAGTGATTGGTCATCGTGATGGTTTCGGTTTTTTGCGTATCGAAGGCAGTAAAGAAGATCTTTATCTTTCCGCCGAGCAGATGAAAATGTGCATGCATGGTGATGTGATTCTGGCTCAGGTAGTGGGCAGTGATCGTAAAGGTCGTCGGGAAGTGCGCGTTGTACGTGTACTTGAGCCTCGTAATAGTCAGATTGTTGGCCGCTATTTTACCGAAGCAGGCGTAGGGTTTGTTGTGCCGGATGATAGCCGCCTGAGCTTTGACATACTCATTCCGCCAGAGGCATTAATGAGTGCGCGGATGGGGTCTGTGGTGGTGGTGGAGCTGATGCAGCGGCCGACGCGCCGGCATAAAGCTATCGGACACATTATTGAAGTGCTGGGTGATGACATGGGTACCGGTCTGGCGGTGGAAATGGCATTACGCACGCATGAAATCCCTCATGTCTGGTCGCCCGAAGTAGAGAGTGAAATCGCCGGCCTCAAAGAAGAAGTCCCGGAGAAAGCGAAAAAAGGGCGTGTTGACCTGCGAGATTTGCCGTTAGTTACCATTGACGGTGAAGACGCGCGTGATTTCGATGATGCGGTTTTTTGTGAAAGAAAACGAGGTGGTGGCTGGCGCTTGTGGGTGGCGATTGCGGATGTCAGTTACTATGTGCGACCGGGTAGTGCACTTGATGCAGAGGCAACTAAACGCGGCACCTCGGTCTATTTCCCATCACAAGTGGTGCCGATGTTACCGGAAGTGTTGTCGAACGGTTTGTGCTCTTTAAATCCGCAAGTCGACAGGTTGTGTATGGTATGTGAAATGACCATCTCCGCCAGTGGTAAGCTGACTGGGTATAAGCACTATGAAGCCGTGATGAACTCCTGGGCACGTCTGACCTATAACAAAGTCTGGAGTATCCTGCAGGGTGATCAGGCACTGAGGGCGCAATATCAGCCGTTGGTCAAAGATCTCGAAGAGCTGCATCGCCTGTACCTGGTACTGGAAAAAGCACGTGAACTGCGCGGTGGTATTGCTTTTGAAACCGAAGAGGCAAAATTTGTCTTCAACGCGCAGCGGCGTATTGAGCGTATTGAGCAGGTCTCGCGGAATGATGCTCATAAACTTATTGAAGAGTGTATGATTCTGGCGAATATTGCATCAGCCCGTTTCGTAGAGAAAAGCAAAGAGCCAGCCCTGTTTCGTGATCATGATCGCCCTTCGGAAGATAACATCAAGAGCTTCCGTGCGGTGCTAAGTGAACTCGGCTTATCATTAGGGGGAGGGGGTAAGCCACTGCCACTGGATTATGCCGCTCTGCTCGTTCAGATCGCCCACCGGCCCGATCATGAAATGTTACAGACCATGTTACTGCGTTCAATGAAACAGGCAGTGTATGATCCAGAAAACCGGGGCCATTTTGGTCTTGCTCTGGCCTCATATGCGCACTTTACATCGCCGATCAGGCGTTATCCTGATTTATTATTACACCGGGCAATCAAGTATCTACTGGCCAAAGAACAGGATGCAGTGCAGGGAATTACTACGCCTACCGGTGGCTATCACTACGAGCTGCCGCAAATGTTACAACTAGGTCAACATTGCTCAATGACCGAACGGCGGGCAGATGAAGCGACACGCGATGTTGCTGACTGGCTGAAATGTGACTTTATGCAGGATCAGGTCGGTGAGAGCTTTACCGGGGTTATTTCCAGTGTGACTGGTTTTGGTTTCTTTGTCCGCCTGAACGATCTGTTTATCGACGGTTTGGTGCATGTGTCATCACTGGACAATGATTACTATCGTTTTGATGCTATCGGTCAGCGTTTAATTGGTGAGTCCAGCGGTAAGACATACCGCCTTGGTGATACTGTCAGCGTAAAAGTTGATGCGGTACACATGGATGAACGTAAAATTGATTTCGCTTTGATATCCAGCCAGCGTAAAGTCCGGGGTGCCGGAAAAACCGCGCGACAGAAAGGGAAAAGAAGTGTTGCGAATGAAGAGCAACCGTCTGTAAAAGTCGAAAATACTCTCAGTAAAGAGAAAAGTACGGCCAGAGAGACTCGCAGTGGCAAACGCACGCGGCGCGGTAGCCAGACCAAAAATAGCGCCACTTCAGGCACAGAAAAAGTAACAAGTAAACGTACCAAACGTGCGACAACGAAGCGCAATACGTCACGCACCAATTAG
- the purA gene encoding Adenylosuccinate synthetase (ID:JIFNMEKO_02587;~source:Prodigal:2.6) → MGKNVVVLGTQWGDEGKGKIVDLLTERAKYVVRYQGGHNAGHTLVIDGEKTVLHLIPSGILRENVISIIGNGVVLSPAALMKEMKGLEDRGFPVRDRLFISEACPLILDYHVALDMARERARGEKAIGTTGRGIGPAYEDKVARRGLRVGDLFDKQTFAAKLKEVMDYHNFQLVNYYKEPAVDYDKVLADMMAVADILTGMVVDVSDLLDQARRRGDLMMFEGAQGTLLDIDHGTYPYVTSSNTTAGGVATGSGLGPRYVDYVLGIVKAYSTRVGAGPFPTELFDETGEFLCEKGNEFGATTGRRRRTGWLDAVAVRRAVQINSLSGFCMTKLDVLDGLEEVKICVAYRMPDGREVTSTPLAAEGWEGIEPIYESLPGWQENTFGVKTLEGLPQAARNYIKRVEEVTGVPVDIISTGPDRSETMILRDPFDA, encoded by the coding sequence ATGGGCAAGAACGTTGTCGTACTGGGCACCCAATGGGGTGACGAAGGTAAAGGAAAGATTGTTGACCTGCTAACTGAACGTGCAAAATATGTTGTGCGTTATCAGGGCGGCCATAATGCTGGCCATACGTTAGTCATCGACGGTGAAAAAACCGTCCTTCATTTAATCCCCTCAGGCATTCTGCGTGAAAATGTGATTAGCATCATCGGCAACGGTGTGGTGCTTTCCCCTGCTGCGTTGATGAAAGAGATGAAAGGATTAGAAGATCGTGGTTTTCCAGTGCGCGATCGCTTGTTCATTTCGGAAGCCTGCCCGTTAATCCTTGATTATCATGTTGCGCTGGATATGGCGCGTGAAAGGGCACGTGGTGAAAAGGCGATCGGTACAACCGGCCGCGGCATTGGTCCTGCGTATGAAGATAAAGTGGCACGCCGTGGATTACGCGTTGGTGATCTTTTTGATAAGCAGACTTTTGCGGCCAAGTTGAAAGAAGTGATGGATTACCATAACTTCCAGCTGGTGAATTACTACAAAGAACCGGCAGTTGACTACGACAAAGTGCTTGCTGACATGATGGCTGTAGCCGATATTCTTACTGGCATGGTAGTCGATGTTTCAGATCTTCTGGATCAGGCTCGTCGTCGTGGTGATCTGATGATGTTTGAAGGCGCTCAGGGAACACTACTGGATATTGATCACGGAACTTACCCCTATGTGACTTCTTCCAATACCACTGCAGGTGGGGTTGCGACGGGATCCGGACTGGGGCCACGCTATGTTGATTATGTGCTGGGTATTGTTAAAGCCTATTCAACACGTGTTGGCGCCGGACCTTTTCCTACAGAGCTGTTTGACGAAACCGGTGAGTTTCTGTGTGAAAAAGGTAATGAGTTTGGTGCAACAACCGGTCGTCGCCGTCGTACAGGGTGGCTGGATGCAGTAGCCGTTCGCCGGGCGGTACAAATCAATTCACTTTCAGGTTTTTGTATGACAAAACTGGATGTGCTTGATGGTCTTGAAGAAGTCAAAATTTGTGTTGCTTATCGCATGCCTGACGGGCGCGAAGTGACGAGCACCCCGCTGGCGGCAGAAGGGTGGGAAGGTATCGAACCAATATATGAATCGTTACCCGGCTGGCAGGAAAATACGTTTGGTGTGAAAACACTGGAAGGTCTGCCACAGGCGGCACGTAATTATATTAAACGTGTAGAAGAAGTGACTGGAGTACCGGTAGATATTATTTCAACCGGACCAGACCGCAGTGAAACAATGATCCTGCGCGATCCTTTCGATGCCTGA